A window of Formosa sp. Hel1_31_208 contains these coding sequences:
- a CDS encoding DoxX family protein: protein MKTNYTGLALLFLRVGFGGFMLTHGIPKISMLSDPSQFGDPIGVGTTASLILCLVGEVIAPLLLIIGYKTKLAAIPAAITMIVAAFIVHAKDDLGTKEKAILYLVAFVVMFLAGAGKYSIDGMKK, encoded by the coding sequence ATGAAAACAAATTATACAGGTTTAGCCTTATTGTTCTTACGAGTCGGATTTGGCGGCTTTATGTTAACGCATGGAATCCCAAAGATTAGTATGCTTTCAGATCCTTCACAATTTGGAGATCCGATTGGTGTGGGAACTACAGCTTCTTTAATTTTATGCTTAGTGGGAGAAGTTATTGCTCCTCTACTTCTCATTATCGGTTACAAAACCAAATTAGCGGCCATTCCCGCAGCCATTACTATGATAGTCGCTGCATTTATTGTACATGCTAAAGATGATTTAGGAACCAAAGAAAAGGCCATATTGTACCTCGTTGCTTTTGTGGTGATGTTCTTAGCTGGTGCAGGTAAATATTCTATTGATGGTATGAAAAAATGA